TGGAAAAAATAGACTTTTTCTGGTATCTTAAGAAAATTACATGGTTAGCATTTCTTGGATTTGTTGCCGGTGCCGGTGCCTTTATTTTAATTAGGGATTTTATCCTCAATGCATAATTTAATCCGGAATTATCCGTTATAATGGCAAATTTCATATAAAGAATACTATGATGTTAATACAAGATTTGTCACAAGATCCAACTACGGGAGAGGTGATTTCTGAGGAGAAAACACTTTCTGTAATGGACTTGGTTTTTAATGGAGGTGCTGGTAGTGTTATTATAATTACGGTACTTTTTTTAATGCTTGGTGTAGCCCTTTATATTTACTTTGAGCGTTTATTGGCAGTAAATGCCGCATCCAAGATTGATAAGAATTTCATGAATCAGATTCGGGATCACGTGACCTCTGGAAAATTGGAAGCCGCCAAAATCCTTTGTGCACAGACAGATTCCCCCGTTGCCAGATTGACGGAAAAAGGTATTTCCCGAATTGGGAAACCATTGGATGATATCAATACGGCCATCGAGAATGCCGGGACCTTGGAAGT
This window of the Maribacter cobaltidurans genome carries:
- a CDS encoding MotA/TolQ/ExbB proton channel family protein is translated as MMLIQDLSQDPTTGEVISEEKTLSVMDLVFNGGAGSVIIITVLFLMLGVALYIYFERLLAVNAASKIDKNFMNQIRDHVTSGKLEAAKILCAQTDSPVARLTEKGISRIGKPLDDINTAIENAGTLEVYKLEKNVSVLATVAGAAPMIGFLGTVIGMILAFHEMASSGGQAEMGSLASGIYTAMTTTVAGLIVGIIAYMGYNHLVNRTDKVVHKMEANAVEFLDLLNEPL